A portion of the Lolium rigidum isolate FL_2022 chromosome 1, APGP_CSIRO_Lrig_0.1, whole genome shotgun sequence genome contains these proteins:
- the LOC124684304 gene encoding wheatwin-2-like, producing MAGRVALAAVLLCAAAAMAAAQSATNVRATYNYYSPQKINWDLNTASAYCATWDAGRSLAWRSKYGWTAFCGPAGTRGQASCGKCLRVTNAATGEQITARIVDQCSNGGLDLDYDTVFTKIDSNRQGFQQGHLTVNYQFIDCGDN from the exons ATGGCCGGACGCGTGGCGCTGGCGGCGGTCCTGCTGTGCGCGGCGGCGGCAATGGCCGCGGCGCAGTCGGCGACCAACGTGCGCGCCACCTACAACTACTACAGCCCCCAGAAGATCAACTGGGACCTCAACACCGCTAGCGCCTACTGCGCCACCTGGGACGCCGGCAGGTCCTTGGCCTGGCGCTCCAAGTACGGCTGGACCGCCTTCTGCGGGCCCGCCGGCACCAGAGGCCAGGCATCCTGCGGCAAGTGCCTCCGG GTGACGAACGCGGCAACCGGCGAACAGATCACGGCGAGGATCGTCGACCAGTGCAGCAACGGCGGCCTGGACCTGGACTACGACACGGTGTTCACCAAGATCGACAGCAACAGGCAGGGTTTCCAGCAGGGCCACCTTACCGTCAACTACCAGTTCATCGACTGTGGCGACAACTAA